One segment of Salvia splendens isolate huo1 chromosome 20, SspV2, whole genome shotgun sequence DNA contains the following:
- the LOC121780716 gene encoding AT-rich interactive domain-containing protein 3-like, with translation MEDNREADQDAHGDVAASAEQQSQNVENQTLNDVEVDDNLIKPADGENSAGSLSQNAQPSSELQPEAKDDKCQEELNVEVAENGHGEADEEDEEGGRRQELMVITQDQKGELNENGAIMEIEGLQGDVMEELKTEPDTKASSRSFLLDADDVTGDESGTEEEQAAFMKELETFHRERCLDFKPPKFYQEPLNCLKLWRAVIRLGGYEQVTSLKLWRQVGESFKPPKTCTTVSWTFRGFYEKALLEYEKYKMRCGELPFTDASISDPAAGSQVVHKFHFVLVFL, from the exons ACACGGCGACGTTGCTGCTTCGGCCGAACAGCAGTCCCAAAACGTTGAGAACCAAACACTGAATGATGTGGAAGTTGACGATAACCTAATTAAGCCCGCAGACGGGGAGAATTCTGCTGGAAGTTTGAGCCAGAACGCCCAACCTTCGTCAGAACTACAACCAGAAGCAAAGGATGATAAATGCCAAGAGGAATTGAACGTTGAGGTGGCAGAGAATGGACATGGGGAAGCGGACGAGGAAGACGAAGAGGGTGGGAGGCGACAAGAATTGATGGTTATCACCCAGGACCAAAAGGGGGAACTAAATGAAAATGGCGCCATCATGGAAATAGAAGGGTTACAGGGGGATGTTATGGAGGAGTTGAAGACCGAGCCTGATACTAAAGCTTCTTCCAGATCTTTCCTTTTAGATGCTGATGATGTTACAGGAGATGAATCTGGAACAGAGGAGGAGCAAGCTGCTTTTATGAAGGAACTTGAAACTTTCCATAGAGAAAGATGCCTGGACTTCAAGCCTCCCAAATTCTATCAAGAGCCTTTAAATTGCCTCAAGTTGTGGAGAGCAGTGATCAGACTCGGTGGTTATGAACAGGTCACTTCATTGAAGCTGTGGAGACAAGTTGGAGAATCCTTTAAACCCCCAAAGACTTGTACCACTGTGTCCTGGACGTTTCGAGGCTTTTATGAGAAG GCACTATTAGAATATGAAAAGTATAAAATGCGCTGTGGCGAGCTGCCTTTTACTGATGCTTCTATATCGGACCCTGCTGCTGGGAGTCAGGTTGTTCATAAATTCCACTTCGTCTTAGTATTTTTATAG